A genome region from Setaria italica strain Yugu1 chromosome III, Setaria_italica_v2.0, whole genome shotgun sequence includes the following:
- the LOC111256695 gene encoding uncharacterized protein LOC111256695 → MAAYCNKVRKLEDKFDGLELNHVARRFNEAADELEKAASGQMPVPDGVFVSDQLKPSIRYLEPAGPGEVGNAPPVPDPSTGPDEINAALPDSAREAKPSNPVVMEITADPAAGADPPIDWRAPYLDYLVRGTLPADKTEARRIARRAKSFTIVDQELYKRSHTGILQRCIPIEQGNALIQDIHAGACGHHATPRTLVGNAFRQGFYWPTAVADATQVVRTYEGCQFFARQTHLPAQALQTIPITWPFAVWGLDLFTGKRFLQFCDDHHIRVDWAVVAHPRTNGQVERANNMILQGLKPRIFDRLKMFGGRWVAELPAVLWSLRTT, encoded by the exons atggcagcctactgcaacaaggtccgtaagctcgaggacaagttcgacgggttggagctcaaccacgtcgcaaggcgcttcaatgaagccgctgacgagctggagaaggcggcatccggccagatgcccgtccccgatggtgttttcgttagcgaccagttgaagccttcaatccgttaccTAGAGCCGGCAGGG ccgggggaggtcggcaacgcgccacctgtcccggacccgAGCACCGGTCCCGATGAAATCAACGCTGCCTTACCCGACTCGGCTCGGGAAGCCAAGCCATCCAACcccgtggtcatggaaatcacggcagaccccgcggcgggggccgaccccccaatcgactggagagccccgtacctcgactaccttgtccGCGGCACGCTCCCGGCGGACAAAACagaagcccgcaggatcgcgcgccgtgcaaaatccttcaccatcgttgatcaggagctctacaagagaagtcacacagggatcctccagcgctgcatcccgatcgagcagggaaatgcgctgatccaggatatccacgccggggcttgtggtcaccaTGCTACGCCAAGGACACttgttggcaacgccttccgacaaggattttactggccaaccgcggtcgcggatgctacccaggtagtccgcacctatgaaggatgccagttctttgcccgccaaactcacctgcccgcacaggcgttgcaaaccatccccatcacgtggccgtttgcggtctgggggctggacctc ttcaccgggaagagatttctccagttctgcgacgaccaccacattcgagtggattgggcggtggtggcgcacccccgcacgaacggccaagtcgaacgagccaacaacatgatactccagggtctcaagccacggatcttcgaccgccttaaaatgTTCGGTggacggtgggttgcggagcttccagcagtcctctggagcttgaggacgacc